The Opitutales bacterium ASA1 genome window below encodes:
- a CDS encoding sialate O-acetylesterase — MLRRLAPWLSFIVASTFSLHAELRLGSPFGDHMVLQQEMPLPVWGRAVPGESITVRFGAHVVRTTADASGEWRATLPSLATSAQPRDFVVVAGPEDAPREHKVFRDVLVGEVWLCGGQSNMERQLGPRQGQKPIVGWAEAAAAATFPTVRQLYVSQSTANEPQAFVDATWSVCSPATAHDFTAVGFFFARALQQARPGVPIGLIHTSWGGTPAEAWTSRGSLAAFPEFTEAIDLARRAVADPEAARVEYLDRLEAWCLAHDPGTQEGWSDPDIDDTSWTELPVPGLWEDAGVSGWDGVAWYRRTFDLPTGWDRSDLVLDLAAVDDVDTTWINGIQLGTTAFYSTQRSYRIPAEVLRPTGNVVAVRVLDTGGGGGIWNEQRRLGITRADGESATIPLAGAWRVQFARELAGVPPPPEAPMVGGPNVPSVLHDGMIAPLVPYALRGALFYQGESNAGRPAQYRRLLPTMIADWRRTWGAGEFPFLFVQIAPYQGQPPEIREAQFLAWKETHNTAMIVTIDAGDAEDIHPAEKRPVGERLALAARALAYGESIAYSGPEYVSAEFGDGRATVRFNHTAGGMVAPGGVLTGFTIAGADGVFHPAEATIDGTCVVVSAPEVSAPVAVRYGWANVAEGTLFNDAGLPASPFRSDRPD; from the coding sequence ATGCTTCGTCGCCTCGCCCCGTGGTTGTCGTTCATCGTCGCGTCGACCTTCTCGTTGCACGCCGAGCTTCGTCTCGGAAGTCCCTTCGGTGACCACATGGTCCTGCAGCAGGAGATGCCCTTGCCTGTCTGGGGGCGTGCCGTGCCGGGTGAGTCGATCACGGTGCGCTTCGGCGCGCACGTCGTCCGGACCACGGCGGATGCGTCGGGAGAGTGGCGGGCGACGTTGCCCTCGCTCGCCACGAGTGCGCAGCCGCGCGACTTCGTCGTCGTCGCCGGACCGGAGGATGCGCCGCGCGAGCACAAGGTCTTTCGCGACGTGCTCGTGGGCGAGGTGTGGCTTTGCGGCGGACAATCCAACATGGAACGTCAGCTCGGACCGCGGCAGGGCCAGAAGCCGATCGTGGGTTGGGCCGAAGCGGCCGCGGCCGCGACGTTTCCCACCGTGCGCCAACTCTACGTCTCGCAAAGCACGGCGAACGAGCCGCAGGCGTTCGTCGACGCGACTTGGAGCGTGTGCTCGCCGGCCACTGCGCACGACTTCACCGCTGTCGGCTTCTTCTTCGCGCGCGCCTTGCAGCAAGCCCGCCCGGGCGTACCCATCGGCCTGATACACACATCGTGGGGCGGCACGCCCGCGGAGGCGTGGACGAGCAGGGGATCGCTGGCCGCGTTTCCCGAGTTCACCGAAGCGATCGACCTCGCGCGGCGCGCCGTGGCCGATCCCGAGGCTGCACGAGTGGAGTATCTCGACCGACTCGAGGCATGGTGCCTCGCCCACGATCCGGGCACGCAAGAGGGCTGGAGCGACCCGGACATCGACGACACGTCGTGGACCGAACTGCCCGTGCCTGGATTGTGGGAGGATGCGGGTGTATCCGGTTGGGACGGCGTGGCGTGGTATCGCCGGACATTCGATCTCCCGACCGGTTGGGACCGTTCGGACCTCGTGTTGGATTTGGCCGCGGTGGACGACGTGGACACGACGTGGATCAACGGTATCCAGCTCGGCACTACGGCATTCTACAGCACCCAGCGCAGTTATCGTATTCCGGCCGAGGTACTACGACCGACGGGCAACGTGGTGGCGGTGCGCGTGCTCGATACCGGCGGGGGTGGCGGCATCTGGAACGAGCAGCGCCGCCTCGGCATCACGCGCGCGGACGGCGAGAGCGCGACTATTCCACTCGCCGGAGCATGGCGTGTGCAGTTTGCGCGGGAATTGGCCGGCGTGCCGCCGCCCCCGGAGGCCCCCATGGTGGGAGGTCCGAACGTGCCGTCCGTGCTCCACGACGGCATGATTGCTCCACTCGTGCCCTACGCGTTGCGCGGCGCTTTGTTCTATCAAGGCGAGTCGAACGCAGGTCGACCGGCGCAATACCGCCGGTTGCTTCCGACCATGATCGCCGACTGGCGTCGAACGTGGGGTGCGGGAGAATTTCCGTTTCTCTTCGTGCAGATCGCGCCGTATCAAGGTCAACCGCCGGAGATTCGCGAAGCCCAGTTTCTGGCGTGGAAGGAAACGCACAACACCGCGATGATCGTGACGATCGACGCTGGAGACGCGGAAGACATCCACCCGGCCGAGAAGCGTCCCGTCGGCGAGCGTCTCGCGCTCGCGGCCCGCGCGCTCGCTTACGGCGAGTCGATCGCGTATTCAGGGCCCGAATACGTGTCGGCGGAGTTCGGCGACGGACGGGCGACGGTGCGTTTCAACCACACGGCCGGAGGGATGGTGGCCCCGGGCGGCGTGCTCACGGGATTCACGATCGCAGGCGCGGACGGCGTGTTTCATCCCGCCGAAGCCACGATCGACGGGACGTGCGTCGTCGTGTCGGCACCCGAGGTTTCGGCCCCGGTCGCGGTGCGCTACGGTTGGGCGAACGTCGCCGAGGGTACGCTCTTCAACGACGCCGGGCTGCCGGCCTCGCCGTTTCGCAGCGACCGGCCGGATTGA
- a CDS encoding DNA cytosine methyltransferase: protein MRVAGLFAGIGGIELGLHAAGHSTALLCELDPAARAVLRAHFSDTRLHDDVRTLTRLPDGVDVLAGGFPCQDLSQAGRTRGIAGERSGLVHEIFRLLRTHDVPHVLLENVSFMRSLGRGHAMRVLTAELELLGYRWAYRVVDTRAFGLPQRRQRLYLLASRSIDPASLLLSEDVCASGNTGVDPDDASHTGRACGFYWTEGTRGLGWAVDAVPTLKGGSTIGIASPPAIWLPDGRIVTPDLRDAERLQGFPEDWTLPAEAIVRRSFRWKLVGNAVSVPVAGWIGRLLASPSPGAEVRTRSLDTTGGWPTAACGGPGRAPREALVSMWPVNVPRGSLVEFLRHEPKPLSLKAASGFLARFRAGRLRRPDGFLAALERHVETLAASSAPDRAA from the coding sequence ATGAGAGTGGCGGGACTGTTCGCTGGCATCGGAGGCATCGAGCTGGGGCTGCACGCCGCCGGACACTCCACCGCGCTCCTCTGCGAACTCGATCCCGCAGCTCGTGCCGTGCTCCGTGCCCACTTTTCGGATACACGGTTGCACGACGACGTGCGTACGCTCACCCGCCTGCCCGACGGCGTCGACGTGCTGGCCGGGGGATTCCCTTGCCAGGACCTCTCCCAAGCCGGACGCACCCGAGGAATCGCCGGCGAGCGCTCCGGACTGGTGCACGAGATCTTCCGCCTGCTGCGCACCCACGACGTGCCCCACGTGTTGTTGGAAAACGTCTCGTTCATGCGGTCGCTCGGCCGAGGCCACGCCATGCGCGTGCTCACGGCCGAACTCGAACTCCTCGGCTACCGCTGGGCCTACCGCGTAGTCGACACGCGCGCCTTCGGTCTGCCGCAACGTCGTCAACGCCTCTATCTGCTCGCGTCGCGCTCGATCGATCCGGCGTCGCTTCTCCTGAGCGAAGACGTCTGCGCATCAGGAAACACCGGCGTCGACCCCGACGACGCGAGTCATACCGGTCGCGCCTGCGGCTTCTACTGGACGGAAGGCACGCGCGGACTCGGCTGGGCCGTCGATGCCGTGCCCACGCTCAAGGGCGGCTCCACCATCGGCATCGCCTCGCCTCCTGCGATCTGGCTGCCGGACGGCCGCATCGTCACACCCGATCTCCGCGACGCCGAGCGCCTTCAGGGGTTTCCCGAAGACTGGACCCTGCCGGCCGAGGCAATCGTCCGCCGCAGTTTTCGCTGGAAGCTCGTGGGCAATGCCGTCTCCGTGCCCGTGGCCGGGTGGATCGGACGGCTGCTGGCGTCCCCGTCGCCCGGCGCGGAGGTGCGTACCCGCTCGTTGGATACAACCGGCGGATGGCCGACCGCGGCCTGTGGCGGACCCGGCCGCGCTCCGCGCGAGGCACTCGTGTCCATGTGGCCCGTGAACGTGCCGCGCGGATCTCTCGTGGAGTTTCTCCGGCACGAGCCGAAGCCGCTGTCCCTCAAGGCCGCCTCGGGTTTTCTCGCCCGCTTCCGCGCCGGCCGTTTGCGTCGACCAGACGGCTTCCTCGCCGCGCTCGAACGCCATGTCGAAACGCTCGCCGCGTCCTCCGCGCCGGATCGCGCCGCCTGA
- the glsA gene encoding glutaminase A — protein sequence MPTPILKHLQTLHDTFASLDDGAVATYIPELGRADPSWFGIAIATVDGVVYEVGDSRQEFTIQSISKPFAYGLALEHHGLKRVSRRVGVEPSGDAFNSISLDPRSGRPLNPMINAGAIATTSFVPGDSREKRERAMLGFFDAFAGRDLSVDEAVYRSERDTGHRNRAIAHLLRNADVLEGDPEEPLDLYFRQCSIAVTCSDLARMAACLAAGGIQPSTGKRVLSTHNVGRVLSIMSSCGMYDFAGEWIFEVGMPAKSGVAGGILAVLPGQLGIGVFSPPLDERGNSVRGIRVCKALSREFGLHLFNSPRVVLPALRASCSGADVHSKRRRPLRELEALARVGGKIRLFELHGRLELSSVEMATRTILRESADASHVILDLERVFDLDAAACRLLVDLRDQLERDGKRAFLACIHEKETLRTYVDGHRSVGDWEVLDRYPTRDEALDLCENEVLVQAGVRPAELPPATLAEQELCRGFTRAEITALEARLRPARWNAGETVIAQGSTADWLLFISLGEVGVFLNNSHGGETLLTRLGPGSSVGELALPDRQPRAGTIRALTPLEGGILDFAAFDRLPEEGLVQLQLKLLTNLAAVLAARLRTAAREIRSLT from the coding sequence GTGCCCACCCCAATCCTGAAGCACCTCCAGACGCTCCACGACACGTTCGCCTCCCTAGACGACGGAGCGGTCGCGACCTACATCCCCGAACTGGGTCGGGCCGATCCCTCGTGGTTCGGCATCGCGATCGCGACCGTCGACGGAGTCGTCTACGAAGTCGGCGATTCGCGGCAGGAGTTCACCATCCAGTCCATCTCGAAGCCGTTCGCCTACGGCCTCGCGCTCGAACACCACGGCCTGAAACGCGTCTCCCGTCGCGTCGGGGTGGAGCCTTCCGGAGACGCCTTCAACTCGATCAGCCTGGACCCGCGCTCCGGCCGTCCGCTCAACCCGATGATCAACGCCGGCGCGATCGCCACCACGAGCTTCGTGCCGGGCGACTCGAGGGAGAAACGCGAGCGCGCCATGCTCGGTTTCTTCGACGCGTTCGCCGGGCGCGATCTCTCGGTCGACGAAGCCGTCTACCGCTCCGAGCGCGACACCGGTCACCGCAACCGCGCCATCGCCCACCTTCTTCGCAATGCCGACGTCCTCGAGGGCGATCCGGAAGAGCCCCTCGATCTCTACTTCCGCCAATGTTCGATCGCGGTCACTTGCTCCGACCTCGCGCGCATGGCCGCATGCCTCGCCGCCGGCGGCATCCAACCCTCGACCGGAAAGCGCGTGCTCTCCACTCACAACGTCGGGCGCGTGCTCAGCATCATGAGCTCGTGCGGCATGTACGATTTCGCCGGCGAATGGATCTTCGAGGTCGGCATGCCGGCCAAGAGCGGCGTGGCCGGCGGCATCCTCGCGGTCCTTCCCGGCCAGCTGGGTATCGGCGTGTTTTCTCCTCCCCTCGACGAGCGCGGCAACTCGGTGCGCGGCATCCGCGTGTGCAAGGCACTCTCGCGCGAGTTCGGGCTTCATCTCTTCAACAGTCCGCGCGTCGTGCTCCCTGCCCTGCGCGCGAGCTGCTCGGGCGCGGACGTCCACAGCAAACGCCGCAGACCATTGCGCGAACTCGAAGCCCTCGCCCGAGTCGGCGGCAAGATCCGCCTCTTCGAGCTGCACGGCCGACTCGAACTCTCGTCCGTCGAAATGGCCACCCGCACCATCCTGCGGGAGAGCGCCGACGCCTCGCACGTGATCCTCGACCTCGAGCGCGTGTTCGATCTCGACGCCGCCGCCTGTCGCCTCCTCGTCGATCTGCGCGATCAACTCGAGCGCGACGGCAAACGCGCCTTCCTCGCGTGTATCCACGAAAAGGAGACGTTGCGCACGTACGTCGACGGTCATCGCAGCGTCGGCGACTGGGAGGTGCTCGATCGCTACCCGACGCGCGACGAAGCGCTCGACCTGTGCGAAAACGAAGTGCTCGTCCAAGCCGGCGTGCGACCCGCCGAATTGCCGCCCGCGACCCTCGCCGAACAGGAGCTCTGCCGCGGCTTCACTCGAGCGGAAATCACCGCCCTCGAAGCCCGTTTGCGACCCGCTCGGTGGAACGCGGGCGAAACCGTCATCGCGCAAGGTTCGACGGCGGATTGGCTGCTGTTCATCTCGCTCGGTGAGGTGGGCGTGTTTCTGAACAACTCCCACGGCGGGGAAACCCTTCTCACGCGGCTCGGCCCCGGCAGCAGCGTCGGCGAACTCGCTCTGCCCGATCGCCAACCGCGTGCGGGCACGATCCGCGCACTCACGCCGCTGGAGGGCGGCATACTCGACTTCGCCGCCTTCGACCGACTCCCCGAAGAAGGGTTGGTGCAACTACAGTTGAAGCTCCTCACCAACCTCGCGGCCGTCCTCGCCGCACGCCTCCGCACCGCCGCCCGCGAGATCCGCAGCCTCACCTGA
- a CDS encoding NADPH:quinone reductase, with protein MKAIRVAEFGGPGVLQMVEMPEPVPGPGEVRVRLRAIGVNPVETYIRAGVYAHKPALPYTPGGDGAGVVDAVGSGVTGIAVGDRVYTSGSLTGTYAEYAVCAAARVHALPDAVTFAQGAAIGVPYGTAYRAVVQRGGLLAGECVLVHGASGGVGTAAVQIARALGAFVIGTAGTTEGCALVTAQGAHAVVNHREGGYLERIRGLAEARGGVQLVVEMLANVNLGHDLGLLGPRGRVVVVGSRGPVEINPRALMGCDGDIRAMTLFNVAPEDYMRIHAALFAGLESGALRPVVGRELALADAAEAHRAVIEDRAYGKIVLLP; from the coding sequence ATGAAAGCGATTCGCGTAGCGGAGTTCGGAGGCCCCGGAGTGTTGCAGATGGTCGAGATGCCGGAACCGGTGCCGGGCCCGGGCGAGGTGCGCGTGCGCCTGCGCGCGATCGGCGTCAATCCGGTGGAAACGTACATCCGGGCCGGCGTCTATGCGCACAAGCCGGCGTTACCGTACACGCCCGGAGGCGACGGTGCCGGTGTGGTGGATGCAGTCGGTTCGGGCGTGACGGGTATTGCGGTCGGCGATCGGGTCTACACGTCCGGTTCGTTGACCGGCACGTATGCCGAATACGCCGTGTGCGCCGCTGCGCGGGTGCACGCGCTACCGGACGCGGTGACATTCGCGCAGGGGGCTGCGATCGGCGTTCCCTACGGCACCGCCTACCGGGCGGTCGTCCAGCGTGGAGGTCTGCTCGCCGGAGAGTGCGTGCTCGTGCACGGCGCGAGCGGCGGTGTCGGGACGGCAGCGGTGCAGATCGCGAGGGCACTCGGTGCATTCGTGATCGGCACGGCGGGGACGACCGAAGGCTGCGCACTCGTCACCGCACAAGGCGCACACGCCGTCGTGAACCATCGCGAGGGCGGTTATCTCGAGCGAATCCGCGGGCTGGCAGAAGCACGCGGTGGCGTGCAGTTGGTCGTCGAGATGTTGGCCAACGTGAACCTCGGTCACGACCTCGGCCTGCTCGGGCCGAGGGGGCGTGTCGTCGTGGTCGGGAGCCGCGGGCCAGTGGAGATCAATCCGCGCGCGCTGATGGGCTGCGACGGCGACATCCGGGCGATGACCTTGTTCAACGTCGCGCCGGAAGACTACATGCGCATCCATGCGGCTTTGTTCGCCGGCCTCGAGAGTGGCGCTCTGCGACCGGTCGTCGGCCGCGAACTCGCTCTAGCCGATGCCGCGGAAGCGCACCGGGCGGTGATCGAAGACCGCGCCTACGGCAAGATCGTGTTGCTCCCGTGA
- a CDS encoding phosphoribosylaminoimidazolesuccinocarboxamide synthase, with translation MMSFHEIAARLPKEPLTRIEGLPFPHVASGKVREIFDLGDRLLLVATDRLSAFDVVLPDGIPGKGIVLTQMSRHWFGLTSALVADHLLPEQERILEKELRLPPELLLRSMVVRKLRPLPIECVARGYLAGSGWSSYKETREVCGHRLPEGLQEAQALPEAIFTPTTKAAAGHDEPIDEGQAFELVGAGLGEQVKMLTLEIYALGHARARAAGMILADTKFEFGTDANGGLYLIDEVLTPDSSRFWDAAEWQPGRSPASFDKQFVRDYLLTLDWDRKPPGPRLPAEVIAGTQARYLEALRRLLVNE, from the coding sequence ATGATGTCGTTTCATGAGATCGCCGCCCGCCTACCCAAGGAGCCGCTGACGCGGATCGAAGGTCTGCCGTTTCCACATGTGGCGTCCGGGAAGGTGCGCGAGATTTTCGATCTGGGGGATCGGTTGCTGTTGGTGGCGACGGACCGGTTGTCGGCTTTCGATGTGGTGCTGCCGGACGGGATTCCCGGGAAAGGGATCGTGCTGACGCAGATGAGTCGGCACTGGTTCGGTCTTACGAGCGCGTTGGTGGCGGATCACTTGCTGCCGGAGCAGGAACGGATTCTGGAGAAGGAGTTGAGGCTGCCGCCGGAGTTGCTGTTGCGGAGCATGGTGGTGCGCAAGTTGCGGCCGCTGCCGATCGAGTGCGTGGCGCGTGGGTATCTGGCGGGGAGCGGGTGGTCGTCGTACAAGGAGACGCGGGAGGTGTGCGGGCACCGTTTGCCGGAGGGGCTGCAGGAAGCACAGGCGCTGCCGGAGGCGATTTTTACGCCGACGACGAAGGCGGCGGCGGGGCACGACGAGCCGATCGACGAGGGGCAGGCGTTCGAGTTGGTGGGTGCCGGTTTGGGCGAGCAGGTGAAGATGTTGACGCTGGAGATCTACGCACTCGGGCACGCGCGGGCGCGGGCTGCCGGGATGATCTTGGCGGACACGAAGTTCGAGTTCGGGACGGATGCGAACGGCGGATTGTATTTGATCGACGAGGTGCTGACGCCGGATTCGTCGCGCTTCTGGGATGCGGCTGAGTGGCAGCCGGGTCGGTCTCCGGCGAGTTTCGACAAGCAGTTCGTGCGGGACTACCTGTTGACGTTGGATTGGGACCGGAAACCGCCGGGGCCGCGGCTGCCGGCGGAGGTGATCGCGGGGACGCAGGCGCGGTATCTGGAGGCGTTGCGGCGTTTGTTGGTCAACGAGTAG
- a CDS encoding sigma 54-interacting transcriptional regulator: protein MSVKLFGPEDAITAEALAEIPYVNPFSRLREVLERRVLGEAYVEPVRFLLPGEPLHRLEGNLGALVVRAEALLSGVGGRLQRGVRPATAEVDTVEGLAHFVVFHRHARAFDGLPGVTKVGALEGGHASEGGSAGRTSAHALFERCRKDLEFLLGHPALGLDVAGQVGTWFALYHQIRRAWVHTFAFLRGGSAAMRALRERIWESVFTHDMRRYRRSLHARMGDITTLITGPSGSGKELVARAIGLSRFVPYDVRGRCFAADVEGSFHPLNLSALSPTLIESELFGHRRGAFTGALADRAGYFETCGVHGTVFLDEVGETAGEIQVKLLRVLQTRQFNRLGETELRAFRGRVVAATNRDLAVEMAAGRFREDFYFRLCGDRIETPALREVLRDEPEELECLVAHVCAAQSGVDEAPRLAGEVLSVVRGKLGRNYPWPGNFRELEQCVRHVLVHGDYEPQPTQPVQARGWLDEARRSRLTMDALLREYCRQVVDESGSLEEAARRLEVDRRTVRRYANESSDAG, encoded by the coding sequence ATGAGCGTGAAACTGTTCGGCCCGGAAGACGCGATCACGGCGGAGGCGCTGGCGGAGATTCCATACGTCAATCCGTTCAGCCGATTGCGTGAGGTTTTGGAACGTCGAGTGTTGGGGGAGGCTTACGTGGAGCCGGTGCGGTTTCTGTTGCCGGGCGAGCCGTTGCACCGGTTGGAAGGGAATCTGGGCGCACTGGTGGTGCGGGCAGAGGCGCTGTTGAGCGGTGTCGGCGGGCGGTTACAGCGCGGCGTGCGACCGGCGACGGCGGAGGTGGATACGGTGGAGGGCTTGGCGCATTTCGTCGTGTTTCACCGACACGCGCGGGCGTTCGATGGGCTACCGGGTGTCACGAAGGTGGGGGCGCTCGAGGGTGGGCACGCGAGTGAAGGTGGATCGGCGGGACGGACGAGCGCGCATGCGTTGTTCGAGCGATGCCGCAAGGACTTGGAATTCCTGCTCGGGCATCCGGCGCTGGGACTGGACGTGGCGGGGCAGGTGGGGACGTGGTTCGCGTTGTATCACCAAATCCGGCGGGCGTGGGTGCACACCTTCGCGTTTCTGCGAGGCGGCTCGGCGGCGATGCGGGCGTTGCGGGAGCGGATCTGGGAGTCGGTTTTCACGCACGACATGCGGCGTTACCGGCGCAGTCTGCACGCGCGGATGGGTGACATCACGACGCTGATCACGGGACCGTCGGGGTCGGGCAAGGAGCTGGTGGCGCGGGCGATCGGTTTGTCGCGTTTCGTGCCGTACGACGTGCGCGGGCGGTGCTTCGCGGCGGACGTCGAGGGGTCGTTTCACCCGCTGAATCTCTCGGCGTTGTCGCCGACGTTGATCGAGTCGGAGTTGTTCGGGCACCGACGGGGAGCGTTCACCGGGGCGTTGGCGGATCGGGCGGGATACTTCGAGACCTGCGGTGTGCACGGCACCGTGTTTCTCGACGAAGTGGGCGAGACGGCGGGAGAGATCCAAGTGAAACTGCTCCGGGTGTTGCAGACGCGGCAGTTCAATCGCCTGGGCGAGACGGAGTTGCGCGCCTTCCGTGGGCGGGTCGTGGCCGCGACGAACCGTGACCTCGCGGTCGAGATGGCTGCGGGGCGTTTCCGCGAGGATTTCTACTTCCGGTTGTGCGGTGACCGGATCGAGACCCCGGCGTTGCGGGAGGTGCTGCGGGACGAGCCGGAGGAGTTGGAGTGTCTGGTGGCGCACGTTTGCGCGGCGCAGTCTGGAGTGGACGAGGCCCCGCGTCTCGCGGGCGAAGTGCTTAGCGTCGTGCGAGGAAAGCTCGGGCGAAACTACCCGTGGCCGGGCAACTTCCGCGAGCTCGAGCAGTGTGTGCGTCACGTGCTCGTGCACGGCGACTACGAGCCGCAACCGACGCAGCCCGTGCAGGCTCGTGGGTGGTTGGATGAGGCGCGGCGGAGTCGCCTGACGATGGATGCGCTCTTGCGGGAGTACTGCCGGCAGGTGGTCGACGAGAGCGGTTCGCTGGAGGAGGCGGCGCGGCGGTTGGAAGTCGATCGACGGACCGTGCGGCGGTATGCGAATGAGTCTTCGGACGCGGGGTGA
- a CDS encoding YebC/PmpR family DNA-binding transcriptional regulator — translation MAGHNKWSKVKRIKAVVDARKGKAFSRIAKEITLAARSGGGDRDMNPRLRTLLLKAREANMPADNVDRAIKKGTGELEGQQIEEMTYEGYGPGGIAIVVQAASDNKNRAASDVRSSFARNGGNLAGSGAVMFQFQHCGHFLVAKENADEDTLVELALEAGADDVKSSDEGFEILSPVTAYDRVSAALEAKGIKTESSEIAYLPTSTVPVTDVATARNFFKLQAALEELDDVQAVFSNEDIPEAIAEQAHAG, via the coding sequence ATGGCCGGTCACAACAAGTGGTCCAAAGTAAAGCGCATCAAGGCCGTCGTCGACGCCCGCAAGGGCAAGGCGTTCAGCCGCATCGCGAAGGAGATCACGCTGGCGGCGCGCTCCGGCGGCGGTGACCGCGACATGAACCCGCGCCTGCGCACGCTCCTGCTCAAGGCGCGCGAGGCCAACATGCCGGCGGACAACGTCGACCGCGCGATCAAGAAGGGCACGGGCGAACTCGAGGGGCAGCAGATCGAGGAGATGACCTACGAGGGCTACGGCCCGGGTGGCATCGCGATCGTGGTGCAGGCGGCGAGCGACAACAAGAACCGCGCCGCCTCCGACGTGCGCTCCAGCTTCGCGCGCAACGGCGGCAACCTCGCCGGCTCGGGCGCGGTCATGTTTCAATTTCAACACTGCGGCCACTTCCTCGTCGCCAAGGAGAACGCCGACGAAGACACGCTCGTGGAGCTGGCGCTCGAAGCCGGAGCCGACGACGTGAAGAGCAGCGACGAAGGCTTCGAGATTCTCTCGCCGGTCACGGCTTACGACCGCGTTTCCGCCGCGCTGGAGGCCAAGGGCATCAAGACCGAGTCTTCCGAGATCGCCTACCTGCCTACCTCGACCGTGCCGGTGACCGACGTGGCCACCGCGCGCAATTTCTTCAAACTCCAGGCCGCGCTCGAAGAACTCGACGACGTGCAGGCGGTCTTCTCCAACGAGGACATCCCCGAGGCGATCGCCGAACAGGCGCACGCTGGTTGA
- the dinB_1 gene encoding DNA polymerase IV: MDTRLATIVHLDADAFFVSVELALRPELRGKRVAVGGRQRGIISSASYEARAAGVYTPMPTQRALRVCPDLVLLPHRGDYGGVSRKMFDLCETLTPLVQRNSIDEGYLDLGPCGHRIQADVDAAVRGLQTRLWDELQIPVSIGIAANRLVSQIASKLRKPRGFVVVPPGEEAAFLAPLPLGKLPGVGPKTEETLRRHGLERVTDVFSRGESELAAIFGDDWRAFLARCRGEDERAVEVERDDAKSWSHQETFFNDVGDFARIEQVAKGMLDDLMAQVRADRQRVRTLTVKVRYPDFTHASAARSLPVGTDLETAFYPLVEPLLRQAWTKRRPLRLVSIKVSGVDSGPEQLEMFAEAEEKRRRLAGVLDRLNGTRGRGESPIVRHGHQLPPRS, translated from the coding sequence ATGGACACGCGCCTCGCCACCATCGTGCATCTCGATGCGGACGCGTTCTTCGTCTCCGTCGAGCTCGCGCTTCGGCCGGAATTGCGAGGAAAACGCGTGGCGGTGGGCGGTCGCCAGCGGGGCATCATCTCCTCCGCGAGCTACGAGGCGCGCGCCGCGGGCGTGTATACGCCGATGCCGACACAGCGCGCGTTGCGCGTGTGTCCCGACCTCGTCCTGCTCCCGCACCGCGGCGACTACGGTGGAGTCTCCCGCAAGATGTTCGATCTCTGCGAGACGCTCACGCCGCTCGTCCAACGCAACTCGATCGACGAGGGTTACCTCGATCTCGGTCCGTGCGGCCACCGCATCCAAGCGGACGTCGACGCGGCGGTGCGTGGCCTGCAGACGCGCCTTTGGGACGAGCTGCAAATCCCCGTCTCGATCGGCATCGCGGCCAATCGCCTCGTCTCCCAGATCGCGAGCAAGCTGCGCAAGCCGCGCGGCTTCGTGGTCGTCCCGCCCGGCGAGGAGGCTGCGTTTCTCGCGCCGCTTCCGCTCGGCAAGCTTCCCGGCGTGGGGCCGAAGACCGAGGAAACGCTGCGTCGGCACGGACTGGAGCGCGTGACGGACGTGTTCTCGCGCGGCGAGTCGGAGTTGGCGGCGATCTTCGGGGACGACTGGCGCGCCTTCCTCGCGCGCTGTCGTGGGGAGGACGAGCGTGCCGTGGAGGTCGAGCGCGACGATGCGAAGAGCTGGTCGCATCAAGAGACCTTTTTCAACGACGTCGGCGACTTCGCGCGCATCGAGCAAGTGGCGAAGGGCATGCTCGACGACCTCATGGCGCAGGTGCGCGCCGATCGGCAACGCGTGCGCACGCTCACCGTGAAGGTGCGGTATCCGGATTTCACGCACGCCTCGGCGGCACGGAGTCTGCCCGTCGGCACGGATCTGGAGACGGCGTTTTACCCGTTGGTCGAGCCGCTCCTGCGGCAGGCGTGGACGAAGCGGCGACCGTTGCGTTTGGTGAGCATCAAGGTCTCGGGTGTGGACAGCGGTCCCGAGCAGTTGGAGATGTTCGCCGAAGCGGAGGAGAAGCGCCGCCGCCTCGCCGGCGTGCTCGATCGACTCAACGGCACGCGCGGGCGCGGCGAGTCGCCGATCGTGCGGCACGGGCACCAACTGCCGCCGCGGAGTTGA